A region of the Mytilus galloprovincialis chromosome 1, xbMytGall1.hap1.1, whole genome shotgun sequence genome:
tagtattataattaatactattaatctatgtttttgtttttctttcaatgctacatgtttgtagtgtttaatgtctatcgttttgtaattaatatgcctgtctgtttgtttgtttttgttgtgtattttagtaacaatcctattgtttggattttagactaataaaattcttattcttaatCTGTACTGCTGATAATTTTTGCCACTTAAATATATCTACCTTTTTACCATACAGttcaagataatagacaaaaAACCTAAAAATGAGTAGAAAATTGTCATCAAAGGGCATTAACCCCTCTTACATGTCTAAGAAGCCATCAATGAGAGTAAAATGACTTCTATGGACTTCTAAGGTCAAGGGTTTAGTGTTAAAACTATGGTCAAGGGTTAGTGTTAAAACTATGGTCAAGGATTAGTGTTAAAACTATGGTCAAGGATTAGTGTTAAAACTATGGTCAAGGATTAGTGTTAAAACTGAGATCAAGGATCTGCATAAAAACATATTAATGTGGCACCCAACTAAACTGTATAACAACAtatctcgtttctcgttttgtttatatagattagaccgttggttttcccgtttgaatggttttacactagtaattttggggccctttatagcttgctgttaggtgtgagccaaggctctgtgttgaaggccgtactttaacctataatggtttactttttaaattgttatttggatggagagttgtctcattggcactcacaccacatcttcctatatctatatctatatgaCTCTTACAGATTTTCAAGGTCAGCAGTTAAATTAAAAGTCAAACTCACAATTAACTTATTTTGACAAAGTTTTTTTCCCATATTAAGAGGACATCAAGTTGAGAAAACAAACAAGCATCCAATTGATGTAAATAAAACCTAAATGTTGGTTAATAAATTCCTATTTAATTATTAAATGGTTTTATTGAAGAATGCTCAGGTTACCATTGATAGCTGATGATTACAATATCATTTCAATGAAGCTAGAATTATTACTTGTCCCTGACATTCTATAAATAAGTTTTACAATGTCTATAGACAATATTATAAACAGATCAACCAGGTGAAAGAGAAAACTAATTAATTCTGTCATTTATAATAGTACTATCGTACTGTGCACCTCTACTGCAATTCAAAGTATAGAGTGAATACCTGTCAATTAGATGTCTTTACTCAGTTTCAGTTACATACAAATTAataatcattttgaaattaaatacaaatttacaatcatttggaatttaaatacaaattaacGATCCTTTTGAATTCAAATACAAATTAATGATCATTTggatttaaatacaaataaacgATAGTTTTGAATTCAAACCAGATATTATTGTGTTTACAATGATTTTCCCACCAGGACTAAGGAAATCTGACTCTACAGTGATTTGATATCCCCACAGGTGGCAGATAGataaatcaaatattatataaaatatgaatgcaacttactttttttattcagtaagatacaaaaaaaacatgtattaatttcaaataaagtaTTTTAGACTCTGACCAGATGTTGTGAGTTTATGATTTCTCTTGTGAAGCAAAGGCCTCATTGAGAAAAAGTTGGCCCAAGAACACTTTTATTTAGTAGTTCATTTCTTTCagacaaaaaattcaaacaaaaactagaggctctaaagagcctgtgtcgctcacgttggtctatgtgaatattaaacaaaggcatcagatggattcatgacaaaattgtgttttggtgatggtgatgtttttgtacatcttactttactgaacattcttgctgcttacaattatctccatctgtaataaacttggcccattggaacattttacccctatgttctatttatagatgtggtggccatcttgattggatggcagggtcatctgacacatttttaaaacaatttaccaCAAAgaagattgtggccaagtttggattaatttggcccagtggtttctgtaaaagatttttgtaaaagattactaagatttacgaaaaatggttaaaaatttactatatagggcaataactcctaaaagggtcaactgaccattttggtcatgttgacttatttgtatttgtgttatttcaaatagaaaggaaaaatattacagtcgtttcttataatttaattctaaattcctttttaaacggagtaaaccatgaaaaatgttgatgacgtcacagccacatgacaaaattatgcctatgagctgataaacaaaacaacatctgccaatcagaagacgagttacattcaaaaataaattattattaaatttaaacatattttatttgcaaaatatcaTGAAAAGGATTCAATAGAAACAAGTAAGTCCAACTAAGATTGTCTTCTCCTAAGATACAAAATCAATCACAACATACAAATACGAaattaattattacataattCCAATCAGACATTAGTaatttaaaagacatataaacaaacaatatagaaatagtgtgtgtttgtgtgtttgtgtCACTCTCTCTGTGTGTTTGTGTGGAGTGTATCAAAGGCAAAGACAGTACCATTTTATCAACTTATCCAGAACTctttttaaatctatatttaaattttgaaaacatgTCTGTTTTTTGTACAGATATGTCTTTATCTATTCCAATGCCTAATAGTTAAAGAAATGAATGagtcaataattttcaaaagtctACAAATAGGTAACATAGTATTGTCACCATTTCTTAAATGATATGTTGTTGTTCGCTCTTTGTATCTATGGTGGAATTACAAAGATAATTAGGGACGTTTCAGCTACATGCTTTATAAAACATTTGCAGTTTTCTTTTTCTGCCATAGTCCTGAAGAGATCCATTTTTttccgttaattttatttttatttttaaatatttgtagcCCTGTTACAATTCTTGCAGCTTCaagtaacatttttttctaatttctagtacatgtattagaAATTCCATAAATATAGTCTTATGGaataggggagataactctacatAATCTTGGCTGTATTTATTTTCTGATTCATAGTAATTAATAgaagagggactaaagataccagagggacagtcatactcatagataaaaattataatgacaatgcatggctaaaaatagataaaaacagacaaataataaaaacaacatagaaaactaaaatctaAGCAAAACGAACTGCACCAAAAACTGGGAGGTGTTTCATTATAAGCAAAGCAAAGGATAACAGACAGAAGTTTGCAAactcaatattatttttttacataaatactaTATAGAAAATGTAatcaaagcaaaaacaaagaCTGATTCTTTGTTCTGATAAACAAATGTGTATcgtcaaaacatgtttaaaattaatCTTTCCATTTGTTTTTCTCCTACAAATGATATCAACATGAAGAATCTAATTTACTGTTTTATGAAATTACACACTGGTTGACCTAAAGGTGTTGGAAAGAAGTAATTAAAGACTTGTCAATGGTCTAGTTCATAAGATATTTCCTCCGAAAAGTTATAAATCACATTTCAATTAGAAGTATGGAGTCGTCTCTCTTGAGAATCTAAATTCTGCGTAAACATATGAAACCAGTGTACAGTTATATAAGGTGAGAgtattatttagaatttaaatatcTGTTTTTGATTAAATCCTAGATTATCACAGCATTTTATTATATCCTCATCAAATGACCTAGTTCCACAAGTTAGAATCATGAACTTATCCATAGTTTTACCACTGATTTCCTGTTGTATCAAATTCTCATCAATTCTTCTCTCACAAACTTTATCTCCATATTGATAATTCTTCTCCTGTTCCTGAAAGGCACAGTGGatgtaaattataaattaaaataacaaaatgggTTATATATTAAAACCTAAAAATATGGACAAAACGGAAGTGTTAAAAAATACACAACACTTTCAATTAAAATGTActgtaaaaggtaaaaaaatggTGCAGTGCATATATACAAAAAGTTCTACCATTTGCTGTAAGGAAAGCTATCAGTGTCAGGCTCACAAGTAATATTTACAGTATCTTGGAAGATAAAATCAACATGGCCAAGCACTGACCAAAACGAGACGGAATGATGTCTAAGAGTTTTTTGCAAAAACATGCTTGGTGGTGggtaaaaaatatacaaatcttGTTAATAAAAGGATAAAACACCATTTAAACACAAATATAAGTGTTATTTTGTGTTACAGCTCGACAATATCATGGAAATCTTTAACCAAATTGGAGCTTCAAAATTTTCCGCCTTCCATTCCTGCACATGCGTCAACAATATCTAGAggcaaattttgttgaaattttgtatctgtttatcagtattttacttataaactgacttagtttttcttccagttatcattacatacagtctgcagttaaagtttttaaaacatttattagattcataaactatcttggatttttatcaaacttggacagtagctttttacaatcaaaagattagaatatatttatttatctttttgcttgtttttgttgAGAATGTGACTTTCAGTAAAAGTAGGCAAGACATCGGGTTCCGTGGAACCTTAACAATATGTTACATCAGGCCTTTTGTCTACAAAAACTCTTCAAAGATAATTTTATCTGACAGAATTAATACTAACCCGACTTAAAGCATATGTAACAGAGAAATTCCAGTAGCCTTTCCACTCATCTAATTCTGTCTTCATCAGTATATCTTTATAAGTGTGACAGCCATAGAGAAGGTGTATAAACGTCTCATCTTCTTCGTTGTTCAGTATACCTTGTATAACCTGAGACATTGGAGCAATGCCTGTACCTACAGCTAGCATCAGTAAACATCTgtactgaaatataaaatatatcaaattttcaaatctaTATCTTTAAGCATAACGAAAAAatgtgtggaaaactgattatttgagtgaacTCTAAGTCCAAGGAttataactctgcacaaaatcatcagacctgaacacaaaatttaaacttgatctgtaacttgtcatgataaaacaatatacaaaatatcaaatcaaaatctgAATGAAGAAAACAAGTGTGGAAATTGATTTGCTGGATGGATTAACAGACAGACAGCAGAGAGATGGACGGACAGAATGCTAACCTAAAGTCTTCTTCAACTTGGTCGGTAGGGGATTAAAAACAACCAGAATtgataaagtgtatttacttttcCAGGGAAATAATCCAGTGATCCAAAAGGTCCTCTAATTTCTACCTCATCTCCAACTTTCCAGTCCCTGATTATCTTTGACATCTTTCCATCTCTGTAAATCTGAAAGATTTAGAATTCCAAATTATACAAATCTGCCAAATACTTTCAACAATTCACCAGATCTACTGCTAGTTTCCACAGGTCAAACAAATTTGAGACAATTGGTTAACGAAAAAGCTTTAACATACTTCTGATTTGTCATACAAGATTTTGTGAGCTTGATGAATTGAATTCCAAAATGCCAAAAACGCTTCATTATAACCATGGttgaaaatattaatttgttaaattaattTAACATATTTACCCTAATCTATAAGTCAGGTTTTAAAGGcattaaacataaaatttgtaagggttccgcggaacccagtgtctcgcctacttttgctgaaaattgcaggctcaacaaaaatgaggaaaaaaatcaataaaaatattcctcttcatactatcttttgattgtaaggagcttctgtccaagttttgtaaaaatccaggatagtttgtgaatctaataaatgttttaaaaaatttaactgcaaatggtatgtaatgttaactagaagaaaaaattaagtccatttataagtaaaatacagatacacaggcaCAAATTATTAaccaaaatttccttctagatactagcttttggtcataaacaagcttctgtcgaagtttggtacaaattaaaaatagtatcagaaagttattaattttttgaaaatttaaccacagagtgaatgtgttgtttcctggcagaaaattaatctaagtccatttaaaagtaaaatacagaaaaaatggaattttattttaacaaaaattacttCTGCAtactatcttataatcataaataagcttctgtccatgtttggtagTAATCCAgtacagtttaagaaagttattaaaatttaaaaaactttaaccacagagtgaatataatgtttcagtcagaaaaactaagtccatttatcagtaaaatacggaaaaaatggaattttatttttacaaaatttacttctgcatactatcttatgatcacaaacaagcttctgtccatgtttggtaatAATCCAgtacagtttaagaaagttattaaaatttcaaaaactttaaccacagagtgaatatttgtggacgacgccgccgccgccggaatgtaggatcgcttagtctcgctttttcaacaaaagtcgaaggctcgacaataagATCATAAtaagattttaaattaaaaacatgcATACAGTGTACTTTCATGCTTCTCAATAGAAAAGAAGACCGTATAAgaaagaacaattgacattagTTAAATTGATTAAATCTTGTGGAAGTGCAGAATTTCTCTTTCATTATCTTGAAATTTCTGTAAATAAAGACGCATATATATAACAAACATGACATGTCATTATAAGTTATATAAAACTATTGACCCCATACAGATTTATAGAGCAACGGGGGTAAGGCCAAACCCAAATCTAGTGATTTTACTCATCCTCTATGGTACAGGGGGGTTCAGTAGTGAACAGTATAACAAATTTATTGCACATGGGACTTTTTCTGCTGTTTTTTGTagaacaataaataataatacaacAACATCGAAAGATGACGTCAATATCAACAATAGATGTGAcatcatgaaccccatatgaaatttCTAAAACCCTACAGGTTCATAGGGGGAATTACATGACAGTATAAAACCAATTACAACGTCATAATTTACCCGTGGTGCAATCAAGTCTAAACACCCTACTACAAGACCCCAATATTACTGGAGGTGAAAGGCCATAGTTTACAGAAGTAGAGTTTGAATGCCCTAATAAATAGGTTGCAAGTCAAATATTACTATTTTATTGTGATTTCTGAATCAGACCAGCTAAAGGTGTCAGGTTAATATTACTGACCTAAAGTTAAATAGCCCTGCTACAATGGTGACACTAGTCTGAATGCCATAGGTCATAGACAATAAGCAAAATATTAAGTCTGGATACCCTGAATCATACAAATGTATGTAAGAGGCTGAGACATTTTTTCAGCATTCTTTCATTCTATCATCATACAAGAAAATTGATACATACTTTTATTAGAAGATCATAGTAACCAGATGTTGTAATGTCAGTTATTGGTGTGTACTGTCTTGTAATTGTTTCATTTAAACTTCTTCCCCTGAAATAAAACGTATTTAGTTAATTACCAATGTGTGCACTTAGTCCAGATTAGATATCAGAATGAAaagaatgtcattttttttttgcttataatagaggggggataggacctttatcaggactccagGATCGGGtctttttaagctcgggatttcaaAATTGACCCTTTCgtgatccgggaatcctttttttcagattttggGACGtcaggatttactttatttaaattctggACCTctggattttgtttttttaagtctgggaatttgggatcaggacccctcctatcccccctcataatactgtataaatataaaatgaatgcATGTTTTAAGATATAactaagataataaaaaaaatagttgttcGTGACTACGAATTAGctgtcaataactgctagtactctcagatatatgtaagaattgaacgatggacagttagtgcgtgaatttttcttgctagcTGATTg
Encoded here:
- the LOC143059661 gene encoding NADH-cytochrome b5 reductase-like, producing the protein MENIYKDPLPECSFTSSGKIVPVQQEKDTLITVENVELNDPSIDFPCKPEKPSDTDCCGSGCIPCVFDIYEQEIKIWERECSRLRNKAVPGEDDMYKEKSMLSELEYRKFTISQVWPETGDTIRYRFKLPFDRDLGLQIGQHIIVRGRSLNETITRQYTPITDITTSGYYDLLIKIYRDGKMSKIIRDWKVGDEVEIRGPFGSLDYFPGKYRCLLMLAVGTGIAPMSQVIQGILNNEEDETFIHLLYGCHTYKDILMKTELDEWKGYWNFSVTYALSREQEKNYQYGDKVCERRIDENLIQQEISGKTMDKFMILTCGTRSFDEDIIKCCDNLGFNQKQIFKF